The following proteins come from a genomic window of Marinihelvus fidelis:
- a CDS encoding PD40 domain-containing protein, with protein sequence MGSWKEIANYLGKTVRTVQRWEEKEGLPVRRLVHESGATVFAFEHEIDRWLNRRSLTVHEQPVSGAQLAPASTAQTPVENSARSHKPALAWVLVSLFVVAVVLAVVLARPGQGPSNATPKGVQTAVVPELLTTSDGVERFPALSPDGRHVAYIWDGGQDQVDLYVRLVGADGVLRLTDTASIEESPAWSPDGDWLVFLRRQGLDRRQLVMVSALGGAERPLGEFGVPRNLDAARTIQASVDWSPDSRTLVVTEGTDQPYRQWLTLVDIESGDRTILTDPPPATIDLAPAFSPDGKQLAFTRSPGPLRGQVQVIDLGAGQPGKALPRALPGATAWNTEPAWTPDGRSVVFASGRWPRMSLWQVSASGEGEPMPLVAGSEGGDQPSIRAVDGGATWRLVYAQLGFENDVWAVDLANGEERRLFGSTQRERFPYVWPDGRIAFISDRSGHREIWVVDAEGQNPQQWTDHRSSYIWHPDLSAAHGTLAYEVQVDGRLQAYLRDAPLGPPRPVFDEPGRDYDLAWSNDGHTLYVASMDRADGQPATWAVRPGEHEPRVVTTAVHELLGEGPDGRWLYMAEGSAEDKRLLRVPTAGGEPETVALGEGTHHSFTLGPDGAYFLAVTAGHHEIRRWDWYTGEVETLQVLARPPEHGMAITRDGRHALLARIMLLRADLMQATLDAPTGAGGH encoded by the coding sequence TTGGGTTCCTGGAAGGAAATTGCGAACTACCTGGGCAAGACCGTACGCACGGTGCAACGCTGGGAGGAGAAAGAGGGCCTCCCGGTGCGCCGCCTGGTGCACGAATCCGGCGCGACCGTTTTTGCTTTCGAACACGAGATCGACCGCTGGTTGAATCGGCGCAGCCTGACGGTACACGAACAGCCGGTTTCAGGTGCACAGCTTGCTCCGGCGTCCACCGCGCAGACCCCGGTGGAGAATTCAGCGAGAAGTCACAAACCCGCCCTGGCCTGGGTGCTGGTGTCGTTGTTTGTCGTTGCTGTCGTATTGGCGGTGGTTTTGGCGCGTCCGGGGCAGGGCCCGTCAAACGCAACCCCAAAGGGTGTGCAAACGGCCGTTGTACCAGAACTGTTGACCACCTCCGATGGGGTGGAGCGGTTCCCCGCCTTGTCGCCCGATGGGCGCCACGTGGCCTACATCTGGGATGGCGGGCAGGACCAGGTCGACCTGTATGTGCGCCTGGTGGGCGCTGACGGGGTGCTGCGCCTGACTGACACGGCGTCGATCGAGGAAAGCCCCGCGTGGTCCCCCGATGGTGACTGGCTGGTTTTTCTTCGCCGTCAGGGACTGGACCGCCGGCAACTGGTGATGGTGTCGGCGCTGGGTGGCGCCGAACGCCCGCTGGGTGAATTCGGGGTGCCCCGGAACCTGGACGCCGCCCGTACCATCCAGGCCTCGGTGGACTGGTCACCGGATAGCCGCACGCTGGTCGTGACCGAGGGAACGGACCAGCCTTACCGGCAGTGGCTGACGCTGGTCGATATCGAGAGCGGTGACCGAACCATCCTGACCGACCCGCCACCGGCCACCATTGACCTGGCGCCGGCCTTTTCGCCCGATGGCAAACAGTTGGCGTTTACCCGCTCACCCGGGCCGCTTAGAGGCCAGGTACAGGTCATTGATCTTGGCGCTGGGCAGCCTGGGAAGGCTCTGCCACGCGCATTGCCGGGCGCAACGGCCTGGAACACCGAGCCGGCCTGGACACCCGATGGTCGTTCCGTGGTGTTCGCCAGTGGCCGCTGGCCGCGGATGAGCCTGTGGCAGGTTTCGGCAAGCGGCGAAGGTGAGCCGATGCCGCTGGTCGCCGGTAGCGAGGGCGGCGACCAGCCTTCAATCCGCGCCGTCGACGGCGGCGCGACCTGGCGCCTGGTCTACGCCCAGCTGGGGTTTGAAAACGACGTGTGGGCCGTCGACCTGGCCAATGGCGAGGAACGGCGCCTGTTCGGCAGCACCCAGCGAGAGCGTTTTCCCTACGTGTGGCCGGATGGCCGGATCGCCTTCATTTCCGATCGCAGTGGTCATCGTGAGATCTGGGTGGTCGATGCCGAGGGCCAGAACCCGCAACAATGGACCGATCACCGCAGCAGCTACATCTGGCATCCGGACCTGTCGGCTGCCCACGGCACGCTGGCCTACGAGGTCCAGGTCGATGGCCGGTTGCAGGCCTACCTTCGGGATGCGCCACTGGGGCCGCCGCGGCCCGTGTTCGACGAACCGGGCCGGGATTATGACCTGGCCTGGTCGAATGACGGCCATACCCTGTACGTGGCCTCCATGGATCGCGCCGATGGCCAGCCGGCCACGTGGGCGGTACGGCCCGGTGAGCACGAACCACGGGTCGTGACAACGGCCGTTCATGAACTCCTGGGTGAGGGTCCCGACGGGCGCTGGCTGTACATGGCCGAGGGCAGCGCGGAGGATAAGCGGTTGCTGCGGGTGCCGACGGCGGGCGGTGAGCCCGAAACCGTGGCCCTGGGTGAGGGTACCCACCATAGCTTTACACTGGGGCCGGACGGCGCGTATTTCCTGGCCGTCACCGCCGGCCACCATGAAATCCGGCGCTGGGACTGGTACACGGGCGAGGTGGAGACCCTGCAGGTGCTGGCCAGGCCACCGGAGCATGGCATGGCCATCACGCGTGATGGCCGGCACGCGCTGCTGGCCCGGATCATGCTGTTGCGGGCCGACCTGATGCAGGCGACCCTGGACGCGCCGACAGGTGCCGGCGGTCACTAG
- a CDS encoding zinc ribbon domain-containing protein encodes MHHDNWQCAKCSHDEFETDQFRATGGNFAKIFDVQNKRFTTVSCTRCSFTEIYRTRSSNLGNVFDFFTS; translated from the coding sequence ATGCATCATGACAACTGGCAATGCGCGAAATGCAGCCACGACGAATTCGAGACCGACCAGTTTCGCGCCACCGGTGGTAACTTTGCGAAGATCTTTGATGTGCAGAACAAGCGGTTCACGACAGTGAGCTGTACGCGCTGCTCGTTCACCGAGATCTACCGCACCCGTTCGTCCAACCTGGGCAACGTGTTCGACTTCTTTACCAGCTAG
- a CDS encoding efflux transporter outer membrane subunit — translation MRRLIIAGAAALLSACAVGPDYERPETQAPAEFDLARDHQLDASSEQLFWGGFGDPLLAELVQQTLDANQALAAALARYDRASALLEGAERGQWPNVSAQADGAKLRLADSERIPPGAGPRRVDSYSAGLVADWELDLFGRLRRITESQRAELDATAADVAAVQVALVGQLASSYFELRGLQQLYAVVEANVSLQREAVDIVTARLDAGRGTEFDQVRAQAQLERINAGLPLLRASIRVAMHRIAVLTGQSPDALVDVLAPVKALPGERPVIAAGTPGDLLRRRPDIAAAERRLAAATARIGVATADLYPRFTLSGLLGTVAPEAGDLFSDGTGSRAVALGVDWTFLNYGYVRSRIDAADAESREALANYQQTVLTALEDTESSLVRYQQSRQRTEHLLLAVEAATEAARLARVRYERGFIGYFEVLSADQELVSVRDVAVQSQTAEVLAMVDVYRALAGAPGPLAL, via the coding sequence ATGCGTAGGCTGATCATCGCCGGCGCTGCAGCGTTGCTGTCCGCCTGCGCCGTCGGGCCAGACTACGAGCGCCCGGAAACCCAAGCGCCGGCCGAGTTCGACCTGGCCCGCGACCACCAGCTGGACGCCAGCAGTGAGCAGCTGTTCTGGGGTGGCTTTGGCGACCCGCTGCTGGCCGAACTGGTGCAGCAGACCCTGGACGCGAACCAGGCCCTGGCCGCCGCGCTGGCGCGCTATGACCGCGCCTCGGCGCTGCTTGAGGGTGCGGAACGCGGCCAGTGGCCCAACGTTTCGGCCCAGGCCGACGGGGCGAAGCTGAGGCTGGCCGACAGCGAGCGGATTCCCCCGGGCGCCGGCCCCCGCCGCGTCGACAGCTACAGTGCCGGCCTGGTTGCGGATTGGGAACTGGACCTGTTCGGGCGGCTGCGCCGCATCACCGAGTCACAGCGTGCCGAGCTGGACGCCACGGCTGCCGACGTGGCCGCCGTCCAGGTCGCACTGGTCGGACAGCTGGCCAGCAGCTATTTCGAGCTGCGTGGCCTGCAGCAGCTGTACGCGGTGGTCGAAGCCAACGTCAGTCTGCAACGCGAAGCCGTGGATATTGTCACGGCGCGGCTGGACGCCGGTCGCGGCACCGAGTTCGACCAGGTCCGCGCCCAGGCGCAGCTTGAGCGCATCAATGCCGGGCTGCCACTGCTTCGGGCCAGTATCCGCGTGGCCATGCATCGCATCGCGGTGCTCACCGGCCAGTCCCCGGATGCGCTGGTCGACGTGCTGGCGCCGGTGAAGGCGCTGCCGGGTGAGCGGCCGGTGATCGCCGCCGGCACCCCCGGCGACCTGCTGCGCCGGCGCCCCGATATCGCCGCCGCCGAACGCCGCCTGGCCGCGGCCACGGCACGCATCGGCGTGGCCACGGCGGATTTGTACCCGCGCTTCACGCTCAGTGGCCTGCTGGGCACCGTGGCCCCGGAGGCCGGTGACCTGTTCTCCGATGGCACCGGTTCGCGCGCCGTCGCCCTGGGTGTCGACTGGACCTTCCTGAACTACGGCTACGTCCGCTCGCGCATCGACGCGGCCGACGCCGAGAGCCGCGAGGCCCTGGCCAACTACCAGCAGACCGTGCTGACCGCTCTTGAAGACACTGAATCCAGCCTGGTGCGTTACCAGCAGAGCCGGCAACGCACCGAGCACCTGTTACTGGCCGTCGAGGCGGCCACCGAGGCTGCTCGACTGGCGCGGGTCCGTTACGAGCGCGGTTTCATCGGCTACTTCGAAGTGCTGTCGGCCGACCAGGAATTGGTCTCCGTGCGTGACGTGGCGGTGCAGAGCCAGACGGCCGAGGTGCTGGCCATGGTCGATGTGTACCGGGCGCTGGCCGGCGCGCCTGGACCGTTGGCCCTGTAA
- a CDS encoding GFA family protein, with protein sequence MTDTQHLEQSIHGQCLCGAVSITIDQPKPEIDVCHCAMCRRWGGGAFGGVHGKGFTVEGKGNVTVYRSSDWAERAFCRTCGSNLWYHFLPADSHSFLSGLFDLPAEFTITQQIFVDEKPHWYDLAQQSVMKTGAEIIAEAEAAGYTFD encoded by the coding sequence ATGACCGACACCCAGCACCTGGAGCAATCCATCCACGGCCAGTGCCTGTGCGGCGCGGTCAGCATCACCATAGACCAGCCCAAACCCGAAATCGACGTCTGCCACTGCGCCATGTGCCGGCGCTGGGGCGGCGGCGCCTTCGGTGGCGTCCACGGCAAGGGCTTTACCGTTGAAGGAAAAGGCAACGTGACCGTGTATCGCTCATCAGACTGGGCGGAGCGCGCGTTCTGCCGCACCTGCGGCAGCAACCTGTGGTACCACTTCCTGCCGGCCGACAGCCACAGCTTCCTGTCAGGCCTGTTCGACCTGCCGGCGGAATTCACGATCACCCAGCAGATTTTCGTCGACGAGAAGCCGCACTGGTACGACCTGGCGCAGCAATCGGTCATGAAGACCGGTGCAGAGATCATTGCCGAGGCCGAGGCCGCCGGCTACACCTTCGACTAG
- a CDS encoding zinc-dependent metalloprotease, giving the protein MTAKLLRLIAASLLLSIALPSWAQDEKNGAEDKKEEEKPKSIAELTKDSEAFEGLFTLYRDTKTGKTHLLISEDQLGKEYIYWMQVANGVLDAGYFKGAYGPSGIIELRRNFNTVEIWKKNTNFWFDPDNPLSRASSANITDALVAVLEISGEDKDGGRVLTDADKLFASEALVQVTPSPNPNPEAAKEPSFSLGKLDEKKTRILNLRSYPQNTDVEVEYVFNNPTPVVQGSQAVTDSRYISVRMMHSFIEVPKNDFVPRRDDPRVGFFSGQVTDLTSNAAAPFRDHVNRWHLVKKDPSAAMSEPVEPITWWIENTTPLEWRDLIRDAALDWNRSFEKIGFKDAIVVKVQPDDADWDAGDIRYNVLRWTSSPNPPFGGYGPSFTNPRTGQIIGADIMLEYSFMGRFLRSRGKLQDPTAGQDLALWSAFEPEMGGHYCSLGAGLQANTMFARAAADSLYGLDDELDQRLVHDTMHYLILHEMGHTLGMNHNMKATQLLTPDEAFSTDNLADGLLAGSIMDYPAVNFAPTREQQGLYYSVVPGPYDDWFVEYGYSQALDDPAAEEQRLEAILARSTEPQLAFGNDADDMRSPGAGIDPRVNIYDMSSDSIGYASQQMTLFQDALDRLPENYPAQGKSYQETVEAVTVMLALWGRSAAVTSRWIGGVYVDRAMVGQPGASAPFRPVSRARQQNAMQVLAEQVFAPGAIHISPELLQHTAPRRRGFNHFGQTEDPKIHDAVLNIQKGVLDHLLNPVVMKRITDSGAYGNTYSLADMMGDLTGAIFNADARGDIDSFRQNLQVEYVQRLAKMARGNGGQHTATSAAVFELEQVADLLDGRRGGDRSTQAHVAHLEMIIDRALSADV; this is encoded by the coding sequence ATGACTGCAAAGCTGCTGCGCCTGATCGCCGCATCCCTGCTCCTGTCCATCGCCCTGCCCAGCTGGGCCCAGGACGAAAAGAACGGCGCCGAGGACAAGAAGGAAGAAGAAAAGCCCAAGTCCATCGCCGAACTGACCAAGGACTCGGAAGCCTTCGAAGGACTGTTCACGCTGTACCGCGACACCAAGACCGGCAAGACGCACCTGCTTATCAGCGAGGACCAGCTGGGCAAGGAATACATCTACTGGATGCAGGTGGCCAACGGCGTACTCGACGCCGGCTACTTCAAGGGTGCCTATGGCCCCAGCGGCATTATCGAACTGCGCCGCAACTTCAACACGGTGGAGATCTGGAAGAAGAACACCAACTTCTGGTTCGACCCGGACAATCCGCTGTCGCGGGCGTCCAGCGCCAACATCACCGACGCGCTGGTGGCCGTTCTGGAGATCAGCGGTGAGGACAAGGACGGCGGCCGCGTGCTGACCGACGCCGACAAGCTGTTCGCGTCCGAGGCGCTGGTGCAGGTGACCCCGTCGCCCAACCCGAACCCGGAGGCGGCCAAGGAGCCGAGCTTCAGCCTGGGCAAGCTGGATGAGAAGAAGACCCGCATCCTGAACCTGCGCAGCTACCCGCAGAACACCGACGTGGAAGTCGAGTACGTGTTCAACAACCCGACGCCCGTGGTGCAGGGCTCGCAGGCCGTGACCGATTCGCGCTACATCAGCGTGCGCATGATGCACAGCTTTATCGAGGTGCCGAAAAACGATTTCGTGCCGCGCCGCGATGACCCGCGCGTGGGCTTCTTCAGCGGCCAGGTCACCGACCTGACCTCCAACGCGGCCGCGCCGTTCCGCGACCACGTCAACCGCTGGCACCTGGTGAAGAAAGACCCGTCAGCAGCCATGAGCGAGCCGGTGGAGCCGATCACCTGGTGGATCGAGAACACCACGCCGCTGGAATGGCGCGACCTGATCCGTGATGCCGCGCTGGACTGGAACCGGTCGTTCGAGAAGATCGGCTTCAAGGACGCCATCGTCGTCAAGGTGCAACCAGACGATGCCGACTGGGACGCCGGCGACATCCGCTACAACGTGCTGCGCTGGACCTCGTCACCGAACCCGCCGTTCGGCGGCTACGGCCCCAGCTTCACCAACCCGCGCACCGGCCAGATCATCGGCGCCGACATCATGCTGGAATACTCGTTCATGGGCCGTTTCCTGCGCAGCCGCGGCAAGCTGCAGGACCCCACCGCGGGCCAGGACCTGGCCCTGTGGTCAGCGTTTGAGCCGGAAATGGGCGGACATTACTGCAGCCTTGGCGCCGGCCTGCAGGCGAACACGATGTTCGCCCGCGCCGCCGCCGACAGCCTTTACGGCCTGGACGACGAGCTGGACCAGCGCCTGGTCCACGACACCATGCACTACCTGATCCTGCACGAAATGGGTCACACCCTGGGCATGAACCACAACATGAAGGCCACTCAGCTGCTGACCCCGGACGAGGCCTTCAGCACGGATAACCTCGCTGACGGCCTGCTGGCCGGCTCGATCATGGACTACCCGGCGGTCAACTTCGCGCCCACGCGCGAGCAGCAGGGCCTGTACTACAGCGTGGTCCCCGGCCCCTACGACGACTGGTTCGTCGAGTATGGCTATTCGCAGGCCCTGGACGACCCGGCCGCCGAGGAACAGCGCCTGGAGGCCATCCTGGCCCGCTCGACGGAGCCGCAACTGGCCTTCGGCAACGACGCCGACGACATGCGCTCGCCCGGCGCCGGCATCGACCCCCGGGTCAACATTTACGACATGAGCAGCGATTCCATCGGCTATGCCTCGCAGCAGATGACCCTGTTCCAGGACGCTCTCGACCGCCTGCCGGAAAACTACCCGGCCCAGGGCAAGTCCTACCAGGAGACCGTCGAGGCCGTGACCGTGATGCTGGCCCTGTGGGGCCGCTCCGCGGCGGTGACGTCGCGCTGGATCGGTGGCGTCTATGTTGACCGCGCGATGGTCGGCCAGCCCGGTGCCAGCGCACCGTTCCGGCCGGTCAGCCGTGCCCGCCAGCAGAACGCCATGCAGGTGCTGGCCGAGCAGGTCTTCGCACCGGGCGCCATCCACATCTCGCCCGAGCTGTTGCAGCACACGGCGCCGCGGCGCCGCGGCTTCAACCACTTCGGCCAGACCGAGGATCCGAAGATTCACGACGCCGTGCTGAACATCCAGAAGGGCGTGCTCGACCACCTGTTGAACCCCGTGGTCATGAAGCGCATCACCGACAGCGGCGCCTACGGCAACACGTATTCGCTGGCGGACATGATGGGCGACCTGACCGGCGCCATCTTCAATGCCGACGCCCGTGGTGACATCGACAGCTTCCGCCAGAACCTGCAGGTCGAGTACGTGCAGCGCCTGGCCAAGATGGCCCGTGGCAATGGCGGCCAGCACACCGCGACCTCGGCCGCGGTGTTTGAACTGGAACAGGTGGCCGACCTGCTCGACGGCCGCCGCGGCGGTGACCGCTCCACCCAGGCGCATGTCGCCCACCTGGAGATGATCATCGACCGGGCCCTGTCAGCCGACGTCTGA
- a CDS encoding GNAT family N-acetyltransferase — protein MNNVREETSIEACRDLWNAFSPNAHAWDDWDLMYAFHDQENYDFHFLVHSTDGVDDGLVPLVRDNRDGSYELFGGSYPDARVLWIQPAHFGDFYAAFPDRTDLFDLKGAFVEELLAACPQFEPNFTEVDQRYYLEPKAFDYDFNNHIQTFSSEKRKGFLYDLRKVRERNLDLRWSEDDETDLFIKLVNRNFGDESDYAKPSGQAELHRVISDLKESGWLRTLTIAVDGEMQAVSMSAHFGQNWIALYASSNNDIKNLGKLLNVETIQEASRRGVDEISYMTGMAWKAAWKMSAEACRTMRKPARPPVTPVEATPAG, from the coding sequence ATGAACAACGTCCGTGAAGAAACATCGATAGAGGCCTGCCGCGACCTGTGGAACGCGTTTTCACCCAACGCGCATGCCTGGGACGACTGGGACCTGATGTATGCCTTCCACGACCAGGAGAACTACGATTTCCACTTCCTGGTGCATTCCACCGATGGTGTCGATGACGGCCTGGTGCCACTGGTGCGCGATAACCGCGACGGCAGCTACGAGCTGTTTGGCGGCAGCTACCCGGACGCCCGCGTGCTGTGGATCCAGCCCGCGCATTTCGGCGATTTCTACGCTGCGTTCCCGGACCGAACCGACCTGTTCGACCTGAAAGGCGCGTTCGTCGAGGAGCTGCTGGCCGCCTGCCCGCAGTTCGAGCCCAACTTCACCGAGGTGGACCAGCGTTACTACCTGGAACCGAAGGCGTTTGACTACGACTTCAACAACCACATCCAGACGTTTTCGTCCGAGAAGCGCAAGGGCTTCCTCTACGACCTGCGCAAGGTGCGCGAGCGCAACCTGGATTTGCGCTGGAGCGAAGACGACGAGACCGATCTGTTCATCAAGCTGGTCAACCGCAACTTCGGCGACGAATCAGACTACGCCAAACCCTCGGGCCAGGCCGAACTGCACCGCGTGATCAGCGACCTGAAGGAATCCGGCTGGCTGCGCACCCTGACCATCGCCGTCGATGGCGAGATGCAGGCGGTATCGATGTCGGCGCATTTTGGCCAGAACTGGATCGCGCTTTACGCGTCCAGCAACAACGACATCAAGAACCTGGGCAAGCTGCTCAACGTCGAAACCATCCAGGAGGCCAGCCGCCGCGGGGTCGACGAGATCAGCTACATGACCGGCATGGCCTGGAAAGCGGCGTGGAAGATGAGCGCCGAGGCCTGCCGGACGATGCGCAAGCCGGCACGCCCGCCGGTCACCCCGGTAGAGGCCACACCCGCCGGCTAG
- the tmpT gene encoding thiopurine S-methyltransferase, which translates to MDADFWIERWASNNIAFHNEEANAFLVRHVDSLGLSAGDRVFVPLCGKTRDIAWLLAQGYRVAGVELVRDAVEQLFADLGVAPARSAEGAMERFSAKGLDIFVGDIFDLSAGSAGPVDAVYDRAALVALPAEMRTRYTRRLLELAPSAPQLLVTYVYDQSLKAGPPFSIDKSEVASHYDASHDLTLLDSEPMEGGLDGACDAVREAWLITPR; encoded by the coding sequence ATGGACGCTGATTTCTGGATCGAGCGCTGGGCCAGCAACAACATCGCCTTCCACAACGAGGAGGCGAATGCGTTCCTGGTCCGTCACGTCGACTCGCTGGGACTGTCGGCCGGCGACCGAGTCTTCGTACCACTCTGCGGCAAGACCCGGGATATCGCCTGGCTGTTGGCGCAGGGCTATCGTGTTGCCGGTGTCGAACTGGTGCGGGACGCGGTTGAGCAACTATTCGCAGATCTTGGCGTGGCGCCGGCGCGGTCCGCTGAAGGGGCCATGGAACGGTTCAGCGCGAAAGGCCTGGATATCTTTGTCGGGGATATTTTCGATTTGTCTGCCGGGTCGGCTGGGCCGGTCGACGCGGTCTATGATCGCGCCGCGCTGGTCGCGTTGCCCGCTGAGATGCGCACCCGGTACACGCGCCGCCTGCTGGAACTGGCGCCGTCGGCACCGCAGCTCCTGGTCACTTATGTCTACGACCAGTCACTGAAAGCGGGGCCGCCGTTTTCCATCGACAAGAGCGAAGTCGCCAGCCACTACGACGCGAGTCACGATCTGACCCTGCTGGATTCCGAGCCCATGGAAGGCGGGCTGGATGGCGCCTGCGACGCTGTTCGCGAGGCCTGGCTAATCACCCCACGCTGA